GCCGGGTCGCCGCCAGCGCCGGTGCCAGGCGCCGGGCGCCCGGGCGCAGGGCCTGGGCCACCGCGTCGAGCTCGGGCAGCGTGCGGTCGATGATGCCCGCGGTGCGGACCGTCTGGGCCAGCGCGCCGGGGGCGCGGGCGAAGGTCGCGCGCAGGTCCGCCTCGCGGGCCGCGGTCGTGCGCAGGGTCGCGTCGGCGCCCCCGACGAAGGCGCCCAGCGCGCCGCGGGCGCGGTCGGCGGCGCGCAGCGTGCGCGCGCTGGACCGCACGAGGCCCGCGAGGTCGCCGTCGCGCGCACCGCGCAGCGCGCGCATGGCCGGCGCGAGCGGGCGGACGGCCGGCAGGGCGTCGATCGCCGCGCCCGCGGCGCCGCCGCGCAGCGCCTGGGGCAGCTCCTGCAGCAGCGCGCGGGTGCCCTGGGTCCCGCGGCCGTCTAGGACGCCGGTGACGTCCTCGAACTCGGTCTGCACGCGGGTGCGCGCGAGGGGGATGCGGTCGCCCTCCATGGCCGGCGCCGAGGGCGAGCCGGGGTCCAGCGCGAGCTCCATCCGTCCGCCGAGCACGGTCCGCCAGCGCAGGGCCGCGCGCGCGTCGCGGTGCAGGCGGACCCCGTCGTCGTCGAGGCGCAGCTCGACCTCGGTCAGGCGGCGACCGGCGTCGTAGCGGACCTCGCGCACCTCGCCGACGCCGATGCCGCGCACCCGCACGGGGGTCTTGTCGTTGACCTGGCGCGCGCCCGGGAACTCGGCCGTGAGGGTCCGGCCGTCGTCCCCCACGAACGGCAGCTGGTGGGTGAGGCTCAGCACGAACGCGACGGCGAGCAGGCCGAGCGCGGCCAGGCCGACGCCGAGCGGGTCGCGCGGCGCGCGGCGCCGGTGGTGGACGAGGCGCGGCGTCACGGGCGGCGGCGCTCCTCGCAGGGCTCGATCGTCCCGTCGACGCCGTTGCCGACGCCGGGCGTGAGGGCGGGCGCGCCCGGGATCCCGGCGCCCGCGGTGAGCGACGCGCGCAGGACGGTGAGCGGGCCGAGCGGTCCCTCCTGGCCGGCGGGGGCGAAGCCGAGCATCGACCGCCACGTGCGCCCGAAGAGCTGGACGTCGCAGCCGAACTCGCCGAGCGTGCGCACGGGCGCGCGCGAGGTCTCCAGGACGGTGTCGAGGCGGGGCAGCACGGGGCCCAGGGCGCCCGTGAGCCGCAGCGCCGGCGGGATCGCGGCGTCGGCAGTCCGCAGGACGCGCCGGGCCGCCCCGAGCGGCGCGCGGCCGTCGCGCAGCAGCGTCGTGGCCGAGCGCAGCGCGCGCGGCGCGTCCCGGGTGAACGCCGTCGCGGCCCGCGCGAAGCGCTCGGCGCGCGCGAGCACGGGATCGGTGCGCCCGAGGTCCGCGCGCACGCCCTCCAGCGCGCCCGGGGCGGTGCGCAGCAGGCGCGCGACGCTCGGGCGCTCCTGCGCGAAGGGGCGCACCGCGCGCTCGATCGCGGCGGGGCTGCGTCCGAGCTCCTCGCGGACCGGGTCCAGCGCGCCGGCGAAGCCCTCGGCGTCGCGCACGAGCGCCGGCAGCGAGCGGTCGTGCAGCACGGGCCGCAGGGCCAGCGAGAAGCGCTCGAAGCCGGTGGCCAGGTCGTCGAGGCCCTCGTTGAGGCGCGCTCCGCGGCCCGCCAGCCCGCCGCCGAGGCCCCGGAGCATCTGCGAGAGCGCGGCGCGGCTCGGCGCGTCGAAGGCCTGGAGCGCCTCCGAGAGCGTCACCGAGACCGACGAGCCGTCGGGGGCGAGCACGCCGCCGCTGTCGACCGTCGCCCGGTCGCTGCCCGGCACGACGTCGACGTACTTCGCGCCGAGCAGACCCTGGGCGCGGACGTGGACGCGGCTGTCGACCGGCAGCGGCCCGGCGTCCTGGTCGAGCTGGAGCTCGATCGTGGCGACCCCGCGCTCGAGCCGCGCCTGCTGCGTGCGGCCGACGCGCTTGCCGGCGATGCGCACGTCGGACCCGCGCGGCGGCAGCACCGGCGTGCCGGGCCGCTGGGCGACCTGCGCGCGGACCTCGTAGTGGCCCTGGCCGGGCAGCCCCGACGACGAGCGCATGGCGACGACGAGCACGGCGAGCGCCACGAGGACCGTGAGGGCGCCCGTGGCCAGCACGCGGGGGCTGCGCGCGGGGTCGACGGTGTGGCGGACGCGGCGGACGCTCACGGCCCCAGCAGGAGGTCGAGGAGCGGCTTGACGGTCTCGACGACCGGCTCGAGCGGCTTGCGCACGTCCTCGAGCACTCGGTCGACGGGGCGCTTGACGCCGTCGGCCACGCGCTGCACCGGCTCGCGCACCGCGTCCGGC
The DNA window shown above is from Conexibacter sp. SYSU D00693 and carries:
- a CDS encoding MlaD family protein — protein: MTPRLVHHRRRAPRDPLGVGLAALGLLAVAFVLSLTHQLPFVGDDGRTLTAEFPGARQVNDKTPVRVRGIGVGEVREVRYDAGRRLTEVELRLDDDGVRLHRDARAALRWRTVLGGRMELALDPGSPSAPAMEGDRIPLARTRVQTEFEDVTGVLDGRGTQGTRALLQELPQALRGGAAGAAIDALPAVRPLAPAMRALRGARDGDLAGLVRSSARTLRAADRARGALGAFVGGADATLRTTAAREADLRATFARAPGALAQTVRTAGIIDRTLPELDAVAQALRPGARRLAPALAATRPTVQRLSRVLRDARPVVRALRPAVSELAGAATTGRRLLAALSPTVTRLDDDLVPFLERRDPDIGLPVFQLIGPTVSSLGAAGSLFHDQGHIVNFPVQPGENALGLLPCSTFLTDPTAAQKLRCDRLGEGLEALLGLPARRSRP
- a CDS encoding MlaD family protein, with the protein product MSVRRVRHTVDPARSPRVLATGALTVLVALAVLVVAMRSSSGLPGQGHYEVRAQVAQRPGTPVLPPRGSDVRIAGKRVGRTQQARLERGVATIELQLDQDAGPLPVDSRVHVRAQGLLGAKYVDVVPGSDRATVDSGGVLAPDGSSVSVTLSEALQAFDAPSRAALSQMLRGLGGGLAGRGARLNEGLDDLATGFERFSLALRPVLHDRSLPALVRDAEGFAGALDPVREELGRSPAAIERAVRPFAQERPSVARLLRTAPGALEGVRADLGRTDPVLARAERFARAATAFTRDAPRALRSATTLLRDGRAPLGAARRVLRTADAAIPPALRLTGALGPVLPRLDTVLETSRAPVRTLGEFGCDVQLFGRTWRSMLGFAPAGQEGPLGPLTVLRASLTAGAGIPGAPALTPGVGNGVDGTIEPCEERRRP